From Toxorhynchites rutilus septentrionalis strain SRP chromosome 2, ASM2978413v1, whole genome shotgun sequence, a single genomic window includes:
- the LOC129764419 gene encoding uncharacterized protein LOC129764419 isoform X1 — protein sequence MRNLNEDPLLLLNVGNCKIQTGTLKIIHPINLTHIQESIDYLTTSFYDKVDIRNPLGDVVKLKVKKLYNNFLQIKPLQHHRLRRWDTLGATWKWIAGSPDAQDLRIINSTLNELITQNNQQFEVNNHINERISNLTGTINRIIENMKTNELLTNEITSIITIINIDIINKLLEDIQEAIILSKTSISTNKILSIQEISFIKSLLQNQGVTIDLPDDAFQHVIPKFAVSQGTLLYILHVPRLDNKTSSVIQLHPLVHRNQIINNYPEHVVKIGNTLYATSNPQQFVQKAAYLKAINDACIYPLIFEQRSSTRNGRHPRGTP from the exons ATGAGAAATCTCAACGAAGACCCCTTGTTACTACTAAACGTAGGAAATTGTAAAATCCAAACAGGAACCTTAAAAATCATACATCCCATAAATCTGACCCACATTCAGGAGTCTATAGACTACCTAACCACTTCCTTTTATGATAAAGTAGATATTAGAAATCCATTAGGAGATGTAGTTAAACTAAAAGTGAAGAAACTTTATAACAATTTCCTCCAAATAAAACCACTCCAACATCACCGACTTAGAAGATGGGATACGCTGGGTGCAACATGGAAATGGATCGCAGGGTCGCCGGACGCGCAGGACCTCCGCATTATAAACTCCACGCTCAATGAGTTAATCACACAGAACAACCAACAGTTTGAAGTAAACAATCATATCAACGAAAGGATTTCAAACCTGACGGGGACCATCAACAGAATCATCGAGAACATGAAAACGAATGAATTATTAACCAACGAGATCACATCAATAATCACGATAATTAATATCGATATCATCAATAAACTATTAGAAGACATTCAAGAGGCCATCATCCTATCTAAGACGTCAATATCAACAAATAAAATACTTTCGATTCAAGAAATCTCTTTTATAAAGTCATTATTACAAAATCAAGGCGTGACAATAGACCTCCCAGACGACGCCTTTCAACATGTAATTCCCAAATTTGCAGTAAGCCAAGGGACCCTTCTGTACATCCTTCATGTTCCTCGACTGGACAACAAGACATCCTCCGTTATTCAGCTGCACCCCTTAGTACACAGGAACCAAATCATCAACAACTATCCGGAGCATGTCGTCAAAATCGGAAACACCCTTTACGCTACTAGCAATCCGCAGCAGTTCGTTCAGAAAGCAGCATATTTGAAAGCAATAAACGACGCTTGCATTTACCCACTGATTTTTG AACAACGAAGTAGTACACGAAATGGACGTCATCCACGGGGCACTCCATAA
- the LOC129764419 gene encoding uncharacterized protein LOC129764419 isoform X2 has translation MRNLNEDPLLLLNVGNCKIQTGTLKIIHPINLTHIQESIDYLTTSFYDKVDIRNPLGDVVKLKVKKLYNNFLQIKPLQHHRLRRWDTLGATWKWIAGSPDAQDLRIINSTLNELITQNNQQFEVNNHINERISNLTGTINRIIENMKTNELLTNEITSIITIINIDIINKLLEDIQEAIILSKTSISTNKILSIQEISFIKSLLQNQGVTIDLPDDAFQHVIPKFAVSQGTLLYILHVPRLDNKTSSVIQLHPLVHRNQIINNYPEHVVKIGNTLYATSNPQQFVQKAAYLKAINDACIYPLIFE, from the exons ATGAGAAATCTCAACGAAGACCCCTTGTTACTACTAAACGTAGGAAATTGTAAAATCCAAACAGGAACCTTAAAAATCATACATCCCATAAATCTGACCCACATTCAGGAGTCTATAGACTACCTAACCACTTCCTTTTATGATAAAGTAGATATTAGAAATCCATTAGGAGATGTAGTTAAACTAAAAGTGAAGAAACTTTATAACAATTTCCTCCAAATAAAACCACTCCAACATCACCGACTTAGAAGATGGGATACGCTGGGTGCAACATGGAAATGGATCGCAGGGTCGCCGGACGCGCAGGACCTCCGCATTATAAACTCCACGCTCAATGAGTTAATCACACAGAACAACCAACAGTTTGAAGTAAACAATCATATCAACGAAAGGATTTCAAACCTGACGGGGACCATCAACAGAATCATCGAGAACATGAAAACGAATGAATTATTAACCAACGAGATCACATCAATAATCACGATAATTAATATCGATATCATCAATAAACTATTAGAAGACATTCAAGAGGCCATCATCCTATCTAAGACGTCAATATCAACAAATAAAATACTTTCGATTCAAGAAATCTCTTTTATAAAGTCATTATTACAAAATCAAGGCGTGACAATAGACCTCCCAGACGACGCCTTTCAACATGTAATTCCCAAATTTGCAGTAAGCCAAGGGACCCTTCTGTACATCCTTCATGTTCCTCGACTGGACAACAAGACATCCTCCGTTATTCAGCTGCACCCCTTAGTACACAGGAACCAAATCATCAACAACTATCCGGAGCATGTCGTCAAAATCGGAAACACCCTTTACGCTACTAGCAATCCGCAGCAGTTCGTTCAGAAAGCAGCATATTTGAAAGCAATAAACGACGCTTGCATTTACCCACTGATTTTTG AATAG